A window of Saccopteryx leptura isolate mSacLep1 chromosome 5, mSacLep1_pri_phased_curated, whole genome shotgun sequence contains these coding sequences:
- the LOC136405095 gene encoding latherin-like, whose translation MLRISGLFLLLCGLLAPSTAQDRQGADGPSSPETSDLKGSLKEFLSNKIRSVRLSTTLTSGQRYSYHVRDIRIPYLSVENSEDDKNAKLQIAPEFTISVRIRRYPSINFRVRAVIAVDLQVDTSENGIKRITFTNCRLLPGSLEVVPENKEPSAPRSIAKEVEGHMNYTFQKDLAERMCSFLNTWFHHMRPRLTNEQIDRFLQPGIYV comes from the exons ATGCTGAGGATCTCcggcctcttcctgctcctctgcggGCTGCTTGCTCCATCCACTGCTCAGGACCGCCAAG GCGCGGACGGTCCCTCCAGCCCGGAGACCTCTGACCTAAAAGGATCATTGAAGGAGTTCCTCAGCAACAAAATAAGATCCGTGAGGTTGAGTACGACGTTAACAAGCGGACAGAGATATTC GTACCATGTGAGAGATATACGCATCCCATACCTCAGCGTCGAGAACTCCGAGGATGACAAGAACGCCAAATTACAGATAGCACCAGAATTTACCATATCGGTGAG gaTCCGGAGGTATCCGTCCATCAACTTTCGCGTGCGGGCAGTAATAGCAGTCGATCTGCAAGTGGACACCTCAGAAAATGGCATAAAACGAATTACCTTTACAAATTGTAGGCTCTTACCCGGAAGCCTAGAGGTTGTACCTGAAAATAA AGAACCCTCGGCGCCGAGATCTATTGCTAAAGAGGTGGAGGGCCACATGAATTACACCTTCCAAAAGGACTTGGCTGAAAGA ATGTGTTCCTTCCTTAACACATGGTTCCACCACATGAGACCCCGCCTGACTAATGAACAGATTG ATCGTTTCCTGCAGCCGGGCATATACGTCTAG
- the BPIFA2 gene encoding BPI fold-containing family A member 2: protein MFQLWKLVLVCGLLTGASASLLGGLGNSGSLLGGLGNDLGKVVNSLKPVVENTLDTVDHTLQGILGSLRSDLKAVQDSKVWQLAKQKFLEAEKMVNDALSHILSFKDKLFALKISNVHIMDVKVELTSDGKGLTMRFPSTADVSVALPVVGKLVDLKASLDLLTGVRVEHNAQTGASTVVLTECASDPASISLSLLDGQSALVNEVVDTMTSFLSNTVSFLVQKQMCPLVRLFLSTLDPEFVTNTINKLQQGAQVQIHV from the exons ATGTTTCAGCTTTGGAAACTCGTTCTCGTGTGTGGCCTGCTCACTGGGGCCTCAGCCTCTCTTCTTGGGGGTCTTGGCAACTCAGGCTCTCTTCTTGGGGGTCTTGGCAATGACCTGGGTAAGGTTGTAAACAGCTTGAAACCTGTCGTGGAAAACACCCTTGACACCGTGGACCACACACTTCAAG GCATCCTCGGGTCACTGAGGAGCGACTTGAAAGCGGTTCAGGACTCCAAGGTTTGGCAGCTGGCTAAGCAGAAGTTCCTGGAGGCGGAAAAAATGGTGAACGACGCCCTTTCTCACATCCTTTCATTTAAGGACAAGCTTTTTGC GTTGAAAATCAGCAACGTCCACATCATGGATGTCAAAGTCGAACTCACATCTGATGGCAAAGGGCTTACCATGAGGTTCCCCTCCACCGCGGACGTCTCCGTGGCCCT GCCCGTCGTTGGCAAGCTGGTCGACCTGAAGGCTTCCCTGGACCTCCTGACCGGTGTCCGAGTTGAACACAACGCCCAGACTGGCGCCTCCACAGTGGTCCTGACAGAATGCGCCAGCGACCCAGCcagcatctctctctccctgttggaCGG cCAAAGCGCATTGGTCAATGAGGTCGTGGACACTATGACCAGCTTCCTGAGCAACACCGTGTCCTTCCTGGTGCAGAAGCAG aTGTGCCCACTGGTCCGCCTCTTCCTCTCCACCCTGGACCCGGAGTTCGTTACTAACACCATCA ACAAACTCCAGCAGGGAGCCCAGGTGCAAATCCACGTCTGA